The genomic interval tatgctacacatacagtgttgatgcgacaatgtccatagtgtctgtgcaaagctgatttatataaATGTAAAGTGTGGTGaacaaattgtgcccctttcttacttttaaagaaagtaaacctttaatggtgcgttatggatgtgacgttatggatgtgacgttatggatgttacataatgtgactTTACAAGACTAGAGACTTTATTTTAGCTCAAAGCCGAtaaacgtctgttctggtggcatgtcagtttcaacgcatttcaccttagtgtttacaattgacatttcaaagattactacagtagaaatgcaattccgaggaattacacgaggggatgcagtctgctggttagggtgttggtggggctgttgagcttgctgctagctggttggtagggtaattgtgatacctgcaaaggtgcttttggagtaaccaaatttgaatcttgtgtgacatggcattcttgagatatcatactcaaggtgtttttgaccttgatatttgaccttcaacctccaacttcaactcacttcatctttgagtccataaaaacactcgtaccaaatttgaagcatgtacgtcaagccgttctggagatataatgttgaatgcatgagatatggctgggacttttattttgacacacaggaaacactttaacaggatgtgtagttcaggtagagctagattgtatgcttagaagctgagacagttgaattcctcacaggtgacacctgtgccagtgttctgattagcctgggaactgctctgagaactacttaacgagcgcagctggctctattatgacatcacagcccccattcaagtctatggggggaaaATACACTTGtaattacaaatatctcaaaaagtataaacttctcaaaaatgaaaaacggatAGGACGGTAAAGCCTTGGAAAATCTACGGAACGGTGCTTCAACCAAttttgtacgttaagcggtttgggctgaatagcgcgcacaaaaaggtaaaaagaaaaataataagaagaagtctccggatttcaatagatgggatgcatcccctctaataataagaagtctccggatttcaatagaggggatgcagttgatcaaaaccacagggaggccttgcctaagcattagcaaaacaaacataatattaaaatacctccagtgattagcctagccatagcctattttcaagtggcctaataatgaaaatctgagcgattatcttcccgtaactgtcatactgttgttgtacagtaactggattaacgtgttagctggtgaagatggctgactttgcagctggagttgacatagcaacctccttctgttgcagatctgttcagcctgccgttcacgtctgcttaacacagtttaattttaaatgacgcgatatgccagcatttgaagtgtcaggtcctctgtagctcatacccacagagtaacataagtaacggcagcaataaactagatataccgcatagcggtacaaaatatgaccgcctctcagtcctgcacattctcttcacaaaaataaaccacacttgtcaatttgtctccatctcctactcctgcaactcatgtgcatgtaaatgagtgtgtgcatatgtgagtttgcttttgtttataagagtgtgtgtgtgtgtgtgtgtgtgtctgtgtgtgtgcatgtgcgtatgcgtgcctgtgtattgtgtgtttgcatgcgcacatgcatatgtgtgcctgtgtgtgtttatgtgtgtgcatttgtgtgggtgggtgtttgtgcatgtgtgtgcgtgtgtgtgcttgcctgtctgtatgtgtttatgtgtgtgtgtgcttgcctgtctgtatgtgtgcgaccgtgtgtgtgtgtgtgtgtgtgtgtgtgcacgcacgtgtgcgtgcatgttctttatgtgtgcaaatcacaaatgagtgggtatgggctaggttgatgcgggctcttgagactaacataccatacattttgtcattttgggtgcaacggttcaggtagggctagtcATTTAACCTAGCGCGGTGGGGGAGTGGCCACCAAATTccatgttccctggtgtttcagtaacctgggaatcactgaccaaaattgatgacggtaaaagaaaaaaataaatttcttttttatattttaaattgttgtcctgattcttcctgtggatcttagtgggcactgaggaagcaataatttcatcgctagtttttcatgattactatttcaattgtttcatttCAAAATTCActaatgtgttttatgtagtttgtcgaggactggttcagacacgtcacatccataacgtgaaaccgtcacatccataacgccagtttttcctacataatgcattaggAAAATTatgcatagtttcaaaaacacactttttgtgttcattcaagtctccttcatgctacatatatcatagtttcggcagtttccttcaaaattcacagtttgtagaaaacctgtaatctctcacaaaagtgtgtctatttcatgtcacatccataacgctgataaaatgccttgtattcttaggatgaaaatgattatatgaaatttgaggatttctcagtattcagaggacagaggttacattacaagttatgcaaattaattcaatgatactaattttgcccctattctaaggcattttgtttaccaatatgcgTCCAAATGTCACATCgataacgctggaactgcccaataatatataatatttcaTGAACTGCATTAATCCCAGTTACTATGGAAGGCTTAACTGTTGGAAAATATTAGTGTGTGACACCATTCAGCTGTGTTATTTCTTAGATTAATGAAATACAATACATTTTAATTTGCCCTTCAATATTCAAATGTGCAGTGGGTACTGTAACTGGGCCTGATTTCTCTTTCCACGGTGAGTAGgagctattttttttaaagagcaGAAATGCAGATCCAATTCATCAGTAAACAAGTTAAGAGCCATCATGTGCACTGGCGGTAGGAGCTCTTTAAACTAATATGCTTAGACGCGTGGCATATGCTTCGTCATGGCTGAGCCATGTTTAAACTTCTTTTTATGAATGGGAACAGGTCATTCATGTCCTTCATGTCATGTGCCGGATGTCGAAACCAACCCCTACTAATCACGGTTGCTCTGTATTGGACTCCTGATACTTGGCCCCCTCACACAAAGGCATCTCCTGTTGTCTGCTGGTAGTGGTAATGTGATCTGTGCTGGAGGCAAATCTTAAACACGGTCAATCACATTTTCGCTGCCGTGGGGGAATTCATCCGTAAGCATATTAGAGACGCCCCCAGTCCTAAGCAGGGAAATCTGTCCTCCCATTCACATGATGTGAGATTGCATCCAAAATGTTCTACCAATCCATTTGCACACCTGAGAATAGAATTCTCAATACTGTATTGATGATAACTGAACGGATAGACTTGTCATTGTGTATATCATAACCCACATGTTTACTGGGAACTTTTtaaacaagtttaaacaacaacaactaggCCTACAACTATATTCAATGCCTGCTCATCCCAATAAAATATGTTTGAATACACAACTCATTTTACACCCAAGAGTATAATTTAAGCAGTTGTACTTATTCTGTGCTGCACAGACAGTGTAATGACAAATACACAAAGGTCACTATTTCAAAGTTGTGTAGGAATATTCTTCATTGAAGCCCTTTTAAAGTGTGATGAAAATTGTTTTGGTGCATGCACAAATAATCCACAACAGGTTGTAAAGCAGGTGGCATTTCTGTTCACTGATCAGGATTACTGAATGAACCCGATgtgctgtgtggctgtgtggggACAAAACCCTCCAGGTCAAGAGTCTCGAGATTGTTTTCCGAGATAATCACAGTCTGATGTCCCCAACTGTGGTGGGAGTGGACGCAGTGGCTGCCCCAGCAAGGAGGGTATTTAAACTCACCTGCCCGACTCCCTGATGCAGCACAGCCCACCtgagaagggaagagaacagGAAAGAATCTCAGGACATTCAGACGGACAAGCCTTGTCGAAGTTCTCAGCAGCGTTCTAAGGTAACGGATGAGATAAAGCctatagctgatgtttttaAGCATGTTTACTAGTTAGTTTAGCGTGTTATTATTTTATCTACATTCTGCACATTATAAACGTGGGATATTTCAATTAGAATACAATcttgtgaaaacaaaaaatgtcaCATACCGGTAATAATTTACTTTTGTGCTGTCCTAAACTGTTTGTTAATTATTATTAGAGTACCAACAGTCAAGCCAACCAGGACAGGATGAACAGAAACCGTATCAGCAGCAATAGCAGCAGCTCCAGCAGCCTGGCTGAGCTGCCCACCACTCCCACCCGAGTGGTGGGTGGACCCCTGTCGCCCAGGAGGGGACCTCCCCAGTTCAAACAGAGGATCACCAGGCATTTCAAGAGCAAGCCTCCCACGAAGGGAGTGAAGGGGTATGTGTGTTGGATGTTATACAGTGCAAATAGAGTTTAAGGCCCCTGACAAAGATCTAATAGTGACATATCGACTGGTATTCAGGCCTCCCGTAGATTTATAAAGTTTTGTGTTATCTTTGAATAGATTTGGCGATGAAATCCCTGGCATGGAGGGTCTTGGCAGTGGTGAGTATCTTTTTCTGTTACActgaaaatgaatgtgtgtacaACAATACATACTTTGCTTGTAAAGATAGCAAGGGCATCTTTCCATTAATGATCTGTTGTAAGTACAATGATAATTTAATGGCATAATGAAAGCAGTCTGTacaatatgtaatatgtaaaACTATGCCTCTAACACTCTCACATTCCACCGCAGACTTTACGGTGGTGTGCCCGTGGGAGGCCTTCAGCCACCTGGAGCTGCACGAGCTGGCCCAGTTTGGCATCATCTGAGATCCGGCGCCGGACCCGACAACGTCGACACCGATATCACTCCCACCTCATGACATTAACACCCTGAGCAGACAGATGCAGTAGCGCGGGCTCTTTCTCCAGCCATACAACACACATACCTGGATGTACAGGTACACACCTGCAGGGGTGACAAGTATGAATCAGGTGCACATGCAGACAGGtgaagagagaatgtgtgagaaAGGTGACCATGACCATGACAACACATTTAaatgcacagtgcacacacagtaTGCCAGAAGACCATAACCGAGCAGACTGCCTCTCCACATGAG from Alosa sapidissima isolate fAloSap1 chromosome 3, fAloSap1.pri, whole genome shotgun sequence carries:
- the LOC121704795 gene encoding retinal rod rhodopsin-sensitive cGMP 3',5'-cyclic phosphodiesterase subunit gamma; translated protein: MNRNRISSNSSSSSSLAELPTTPTRVVGGPLSPRRGPPQFKQRITRHFKSKPPTKGVKGFGDEIPGMEGLGSDFTVVCPWEAFSHLELHELAQFGII